In one window of Haloimpatiens sp. FM7315 DNA:
- a CDS encoding aminotransferase class I/II-fold pyridoxal phosphate-dependent enzyme: MKINNRMYKIGDYEFKALGDLKEKFIREGKEIIDLSIGDPDLEIQENILKALTENAYKIGSNKYPPYEGIEKLKNQIIKYYKEVYSVDLKKDEVLVLIGSKEGISKIIPAVCDIGDYMIVPDPAYPVYINNAYLWGAVPYTLPLNEEDGYIPNLDNIPEKIMSKSKLFLINYPNNPTGASANEDFYKNIINMCYSNNIVLCNDNAYGEIIQSGKKPLSLLSFDYKKQCVEFGTLSKTYNMTGFRIGYVVGNATVLKEILKVKTITDSGQYVPVQEAAVEALKLDREYINKTRDIYDIRRRIAKGILDKYKIKYFDSESTFYLWCKTPKGFTTDEYCKELIYKCGLIVTPGYTFGRLGYNYFRIALTKEADIIKKVLENLKNIK, encoded by the coding sequence ATGAAAATAAATAATAGAATGTATAAAATTGGAGACTATGAATTTAAAGCATTGGGTGATTTAAAAGAAAAGTTTATAAGGGAAGGAAAAGAAATTATTGATTTATCCATTGGAGATCCGGATTTGGAAATTCAGGAGAATATACTTAAAGCTTTAACTGAAAACGCATATAAGATTGGTTCAAATAAGTATCCACCTTATGAGGGAATTGAAAAACTTAAAAACCAGATAATAAAATATTATAAAGAAGTATATTCAGTTGATTTAAAAAAAGATGAGGTGCTAGTTTTAATTGGTTCCAAAGAAGGCATAAGCAAAATAATACCAGCAGTTTGTGATATCGGAGATTACATGATAGTACCAGATCCGGCTTATCCAGTGTATATAAACAATGCATATTTGTGGGGAGCAGTTCCTTATACTTTGCCATTAAATGAAGAGGATGGGTATATTCCGAATTTAGATAATATCCCAGAGAAGATTATGTCTAAAAGTAAACTATTTCTTATCAATTATCCAAATAATCCAACAGGGGCTAGTGCAAATGAAGACTTTTATAAGAATATAATTAATATGTGTTATAGTAATAATATAGTATTATGTAATGATAATGCTTATGGAGAAATTATACAGTCAGGCAAAAAGCCTTTAAGCTTACTTTCCTTTGATTATAAAAAACAATGTGTAGAGTTTGGTACTTTATCTAAAACTTATAATATGACAGGTTTTAGAATAGGTTATGTAGTTGGAAATGCAACGGTTTTAAAAGAAATATTAAAGGTTAAAACAATTACTGATTCTGGACAGTATGTTCCAGTACAAGAAGCTGCAGTAGAAGCGTTAAAGTTAGATAGAGAGTATATAAATAAAACTAGAGACATATATGATATAAGACGTAGAATTGCAAAAGGAATACTTGATAAATATAAAATAAAGTATTTTGACTCAGAATCCACTTTTTATTTATGGTGTAAAACGCCAAAAGGATTTACAACAGACGAGTATTGTAAAGAGCTAATTTATAAGTGTGGATTAATAGTAACTCCTGGATATACTTTTGGAAGACTTGGGTATAATTATTTTAGAATTGCTCTTACAAAAGAAGCGGATATTATTAAAAAGGTTTTAGAGAATTTAAAAAATATTAAATAA
- a CDS encoding YicC/YloC family endoribonuclease, with translation MIKSMTGFGRAFSEGKLRNFQVEIKTVNHRYLDINIRLPKVLLPLEDKIRKLIGEKIKRGKVDVFITQDSFNNQEIQAVLNKNLADSYLKCLREIKDEYEVRDDISVSLVARFPDVVSLKYEEEDLDKMWYDLKDPINSAIDLLINMRAKEGQKLYEDVISRCDKITGMVSAIKKRAPLVPLEYKQKLNQRLKELLEGCIVDENRLAMEVALFSDKACVDEEIVRLNSHINQMKQTMNLSEPIGRKLDFIIQEMNREANTIGSKANDIDITNLVLSLKSEIEKIREQIQNVE, from the coding sequence ATGATTAAAAGTATGACTGGTTTTGGAAGAGCTTTTTCTGAAGGTAAGCTAAGGAACTTCCAAGTTGAAATAAAGACAGTTAATCATAGGTATTTAGATATAAACATTAGATTACCTAAAGTACTATTGCCTTTAGAGGATAAAATCAGAAAATTAATTGGAGAAAAAATAAAAAGAGGAAAAGTTGATGTCTTTATAACGCAAGATTCATTTAACAATCAAGAGATACAAGCAGTATTAAATAAGAATTTAGCAGATAGTTATTTGAAATGTCTAAGAGAAATAAAAGATGAATATGAAGTAAGAGATGACATTTCAGTATCCCTTGTTGCAAGGTTTCCAGATGTAGTTTCTTTAAAATATGAAGAAGAAGACCTTGACAAGATGTGGTATGATTTAAAAGACCCAATAAATTCAGCAATTGATTTATTGATAAATATGAGAGCAAAAGAGGGACAAAAACTATACGAAGATGTAATATCTAGATGTGATAAGATAACTGGAATGGTAAGTGCCATTAAAAAAAGAGCACCTTTAGTTCCTTTAGAGTATAAGCAAAAATTAAATCAAAGATTAAAAGAATTATTAGAGGGCTGTATTGTAGATGAAAACAGACTTGCTATGGAGGTTGCTCTTTTTTCTGATAAAGCTTGTGTAGATGAGGAAATTGTAAGATTAAATAGTCACATAAACCAAATGAAGCAGACTATGAATTTAAGCGAACCTATTGGTAGAAAGCTTGACTTTATAATTCAAGAGATGAATAGAGAGGCTAACACTATAGGATCAAAAGCTAATGATATAGATATAACAAATTTAGTATTAAGTTTAAAAAGTGAAATAGAAAAAATAAGAGAACAAATACAAAATGTAGAATAA
- the remA gene encoding extracellular matrix/biofilm regulator RemA → MNIKLINIGFGNIVSANRLVAIVSPESAPIKRIIQEARDRGMLIDATYGRRTRAVIITDSDHIILSAVQPETVAHRLSVKDEDEVEEVEE, encoded by the coding sequence ATGAATATAAAACTTATAAACATAGGATTTGGAAATATAGTATCAGCAAATAGGCTAGTTGCCATAGTTAGTCCAGAATCAGCTCCAATTAAGAGAATTATTCAAGAAGCAAGAGATAGAGGAATGCTTATAGACGCAACTTATGGAAGAAGAACAAGAGCGGTTATAATAACTGATAGTGATCATATTATTTTATCTGCAGTTCAACCAGAAACTGTAGCTCATAGATTATCTGTAAAAGATGAAGATGAAGTAGAAGAGGTTGAAGAGTAA
- a CDS encoding holin has product MVERFKNYGLWVSIFAFIPLVLEGFGVKILPENYNEIINSLLGILVLAGILSNPNTNNKGYLDDKTENSSNENEKNK; this is encoded by the coding sequence ATAGTGGAAAGATTTAAGAACTACGGACTCTGGGTGTCGATTTTTGCTTTTATTCCTTTAGTGCTAGAAGGATTTGGAGTGAAAATATTGCCTGAAAATTATAATGAAATAATAAATTCTTTATTAGGAATTTTAGTTCTAGCTGGAATACTAAGTAATCCTAATACTAATAATAAAGGCTATTTAGACGATAAAACAGAGAATAGTTCCAATGAAAATGAAAAAAATAAGTAA